CGGGGAGAGGGAGGTCAGCACCACGCCGCCCTCGTCCAGGGAGCGCCTGTAGGGCACTGGAGCATCATTTCGGAGGTCCTGGAGGGCCAGGTAGGCCTGGAGTGTCTGTGGGCAGAGGAGGGCGAGCTGGAGGCTGGTGTGGGTGGGGCTGGCCCGGGCGGGAGCTGTGCCACAGCTCACTGGAAGGTGCCCACAATTGGGCTGCGTCTGTTGGGAGGAAGGGGCGCCTTCTTCCctctttgcccaaagtcacaaaagGGGCTTGCGGAGGTCCTGGGGAGCTGGGTGGAAGGTTCTAGCCCTCTTAACTCACACCACCCCGCCCTGAAGGGAAGACACTCCTCACCCAGACGAGGATGGAGAAGAAAGCGAAGGTGATGGCGGCCTTGACGCTGCTGCTCCCCAGGAGGAATTGTCCGGGCGGCGAACGCTGCCACTGGTTGGCCAGGAAGCAGAATCCCACGGACCAAATGCCTGCCCAGAGGGCTGGGGGGtcgagggagagaagaggggtggaggggggggtgtgaggtggggagagagggctcAGGAAgggtggctggggctgggggctgggatctTGCTGCGGCCTCTCCCTCCCAGCCGGCCGCAGAACACCCCCTGGAGTGGGGTGTGCCGTCCACTACGGGCCTCGCCAGCCACTTGCGGCTTTTTATGTTTCACTCAATCAAAAATTCCAATCgattaaaatagaattaaaaaaaattccacccCTTGGTGGCACTGGCCACACGTCAAGTGCTCGGCGGCCACACGTGGCCCGTGGCTCCTGTGTTGGAGAGTCCAGGCACAGAACATTCCCGTCCTCACAGAACCTTCTCTTGGACAGCACTGGACTCAGTGACCTTTAGGGGCCCTCCCAGCCCTAAGTTGCTGGAACTGGGCAGgtgcagagaagggagaggaaggagcctGGGGCCTGAGGAAAAGGAACGAGCATTTATTTGGCGCTTACTGTGTGCCGGGCTCTATCTAGGGTGCTCAGCATTGGTTAGGAGGCCAGGCCTGGCTTGGAAGCCTGGATCTGCCACTCAGCAGCCATTACCCAACCtcctcaagcctcagtttcctcctctgtgaaatgggaatctgAACAGGACTTCCCTCCCTGGGTGGTTCTGAGGAAGAAATGAGACAGGCATGGGGAGCTCTTGAAGTGGTGCCTGACACATGGGATGTGCCCGGTAAATATCAACATCACTGCAGGAGTCCCTTCTCGaatttcatcctcagaaaaacCCTGAAGGTGAGAGTTTTCATCCCAGCTTctacagaagctcagagaggggagaaaacccacacactgaGGAGGCGCCAGAGGTGAGATTTCAAACCTGGGTCTGTCTGACTCTGCGCTCTGCACCCTACTTCTGGCCACTGCCACCGGTGGCTTTTCAAGAAAGGTTGTGAAGAAGGGAGGTGAATGCGAGGAAAAAGCTGGGCAGGAGAGAGGCTTCTAGAATTAGTCTGGGCGTCAGAAGAGATCACCCTTACCCTGAGTCTAAGGGATGGGCAATGATTCCCCGGGAGGAAACAGCGGACGCAGAAGAGCTTTGAGAAGTGAGGGACAAAGCTTTGGGTCACGTGTGGAGGACGGTCGTGGCCGGCTGGGTGGTCAAGGGCAGTGCCCGGGGGGCTCACCGGCCAGGATGAAGTCCAGGAGCTGGAAGGCCGTCTTGAAGCGGCTGCTGGCGATGTGGCCCTCATGGGCGTCCAGGGCGAGGAAGGCCAGGCAGCTGAGGAAGGCCAGGAGGCCGGCTCCCACAGCGAAGCTGCAGCCCGCGTTGCTGCTGTTGAGGACACAGTGGAGCTGCGAAGAGTTGGTCTTGTTCTGGTAGCCGTCAGTCAGCAGGGAGGAGAAGACGATGAGGGAGAAGACCTGTGGGTGCGGGACGGGGGTTCCCAGGGGCCGGAGCAGAGCTCAGCATCTCCCCAGACTGGCTCATCCTCCTGGGCGGGTCCCCATCACTGGGCGTGGTTCACCCTCCTGGTGGTTCTGACCCCTCCTTCCCGATCACATCCTCAGAGCTGCCCAGAGCCATCCTCCCGCTGCCTCTCGGCCCCTCTCCTCCATCCCAGCTCAGGCCTCGTCCTCCCTGCTGGGCCCTTGCCCCAGCCTCTTCcccggcctccctgcctccaagtCTCCCCACACGGCCCCCCAGGGGCTCTTTCCACACCCtgcccctcccagctcccagccccgcaccCCCATGGCTCTCTAGCAGCCCCAGGACAGAGTCCCAGCCCCTCATCTCCCCCCCACTCACCCCTACCTCGCTCACGCTCGCCTTCTGCCCCCAAACCCAAGTACCAATACGAAATGTACTGTGCCCGGGATACGGGAAGAGAGGGCAATAAGTATCCGCTATCCTGTTGATTCTCTCTGCCTTCAAGTCTTTCCCTCTGGCTgccacctcttcctcctctctcccggCTCCACTAATTCCTCTCCATTTAAGAAAAGGAATTTGTGAAATATTCCAAAGACATATAAAAGTACAGAGAGAAGTGTAATAAACACTCAGTACCTAACAAACATTCACCTTTTGcttcaaggctttttttttttttttaatatattttggccacgccacacagcttgtgagatctcagttccccgaccagggatcaaacctgggccacggcagtgaaagagctgaattctaaccactaggccaccaaggaattcccaaggcttttttttttttttttttttaaaagcaaatacagcctgggacttccctggcagtccagtggtgactctgcacttccactgcagggggcacaggttcgatccctggttggggaactaggatcccacatgccacacggcacagccaaaaaaaaaaaaagaaaaaaaaaaagcaaatgcagggcttccctggtggcacagtggttaagaatccgcctgccaatgcaggggacacgggttcgagccctggtccgggaagatcccacatgctgtggagcaactaagcccgcgcgccacaactattgagcccgtgtgccacaactactgaagcctgtgcgcctagagcccggactccgcaacaagagaagatgccgcaaggagaagcctgcgaccgcaaggaagagtagcccctgctctccacaactagagaaactaGGTCttcacgtgcagcaacgaagacccaacacagccaaaaaaaaaaaaaaaatagcaaatgcaGCCTCACCGATATGCTAGCCCTGTCACCTCTGTCTGTGCACACACTGCACAGAGCACACTGGGGTGGCACTGTCCACCTGACCCTGTTCATTTATGAAACCACCGATGTACTCCACAAGCACTAGCCTGTGTCATCCTTACAACCACCCTAGGATGTGGGCACCCTCGTTTTTTTAGATAAtggagctgaggcacagagagggtgaaGAGTGGCCCAAAGTCAGTCAGCTAGTGGGAGGCAgtgcctggatttgaacccaagttgtCTGGCTCCTGAATCTGCTTTAACCCCTGCTGTATATGCTGCCACCGGCTGGACCAGAAGTCCTGAGGGCAGGGGTTCCCATCAATGAGATTCAGTGACAATCTGAAGCCCAAGTGATTTGTCCCAGATGGTCACAATGCAGCGTGGCAGGGGCCACACCAGTTatggaaggaaccagtgtgtgtatgtgatggGGGGTGGGAGCTGGTCCAGGAGGGCTTTCTGGATGCGGTGAGGCCTGTAAGGAACGCTGCAGGGTGAGAAAGGCTACGGAGTGGGATCTTGTCGGAGGGTCAGTAGGGAGTCATGGAATGGCTGAgagcaggggaggggcggggtcAGCTCCGGGTATATGAAGACCCCTGTGGGGCCATGCAGAGTTGGACTGGAGTGAGTGAgactggaggctgggaggctggggaggaggctggggcctGCGCTCAGGGAGAGAGTCAAGGTTTGAGCAGGAACTGAAGTCAGGGGGCCGGATTTAGGAAGAAGTAAGGTGAGATCTGAACTGCACCTTAAAGAATGGGGAGTTTTGGGGagtgataaattgggagtttgggattggcatatacccactactatatataaaatagataataaggacctattgtatagcacagggaactctactcaatagactgtaatggcctatatgggaaaagaatctaaaaaagagtggatgtatgtataggtataactgattcattttgctgtacacctgaaactaacacaatatcaactataatcaactatactccaataaaacttaaaaaaaaaaaaaaagaatgaggagttTTGCAGGCAGACAGGAGGAAGGACATTCCAGGCCGGCCAAACCATGTGTGCAAAAGCCAGATGCTGCAGAGTGAAGCTCCTGCAAGGGTTGGAGACAAATCTCATCTGAGGGATCTGGTGTGAGGTGAGGCTGGAAACACAGGCAGGGCCCAGACCCTCTGAGGCCTTGAACACCACACCGAGGGGCCTGGACTTGGGAGCCCTggcaaaaattaattttctagcTTGGACTTAATTTTATGCATGgaagggttctgagcagaggatgGCCAGCGTCAGACAGGGAGTTAGAGAAAATCTCCCTGGTCATGATGGATGGGAGGGCCCAGGCAGAAAGGCTGAGGCCAGGGCTCTGGGGAAGCCAGTGATATTTAGGACGCAACATTGGACTTGGTGATTGATTGGATGTGGTAGTGCTggggacaggagggagggaggagacaagGGGAAGGTAATTCATTAGAATTTGAACTCCTCCTGGACAGGCTGCATGTGGGCCCCTTCTCTCtacacccagcacccagcaccagACTGGACCTCTGCAAATGTGTTGAAAGAGTGAATGACTTCGgcccttcttttttctcctgccctgcccttcaGAGTGGGGATGGGAGAGGCAGAGGATGGACCCCTAAACTCATCAGCCTCTGTccattctcctctctcctttgccTTAATTGCCTTCTctgaataaaaagaacaaataataataataataatgactagtCCCTCTTTTTGTCCAGCACTTTAGCATTAAGGGAGGGTATTCACATCCGTTCCATTTCAGGGCTGCAGCACTGAGTCCGCAGAAGGGGAGCATCTTGCCCTGCTGGTCCGAGGCAGAGCCAGGTCAAGGACGGGAAGGCCCATTGATCATTTTTGAGCCCGAATTCATTTTACCTGCgctccctccctgcagccccggGGGCCCCGCGTGGTCGTGGTTACTAATCCACCGCCCTTTCACAGGTGATAAATTGAAAGCCGTGACGGTGCAGTGGAAAGAGCCAGCCGCGTCTGACTCCGACAGCTGTGTGGctggccttgggcaaattgctcacctcttggagcctcagtttcccggTCTGTCTCTGTGCTGCAGAGACGTGGGCACCTGCCCCTGATGGTAATTCTCATGACTGGCCAGAGACGGGAAGCGTCCTCTCAAGGTTAgtcatggggggagggggttggaatCCAGCCCCCTTGACTTCCAGGCCCGCGGGCTGTCTGTCCACTGACCCCAAAAACTTTGGGCTGCAGCTGGACATGCAAGAAGGGGGCTTGGCTGGGCCGGAGGGACCCTAAGCCTCTGAAGTCCGAGGCCGACCTCCTTCCACACCCATCCTGGCCTGTCCCCAGGGAGGGAGCAAAGATTCATTAGTTATGGCACCAGCTGGCAGGCAGCTGTGAGAAGGACGAAGGACGGGAGGACCAGCTGCCCGGAGACTCCCTGCCGAGGAGCTGggccaggggggagggaggagggaggcggcAGGCAAAGTCCGTGACTGAAACGTCTGGCACGGTCGGAggcccttccccccagcccttccccacccccttctccctcGCCACCGCCCTTCCTGCTGAAGCATCGGAAGCCAAGCCCATGCATCCTTCTGACTCGCTCTCCAGCTGGGTGACGTCCTTGGGCAAGTCGCtcaacctctgtgagcctcagtttccccttgggTCCAACAGGTGTAATGATGCCCACGTCATAGGGTCGTGGTGAGGAGCGGAAGAGCGAAGGACAGCGAGGGACTTGGAACTGGGATGTGGAATGCACTTTTCACCTCTTCCTTTGGGTGAGAATGACGATGGACATGAGTCCCCACCACCCTATGCCCCCCAAACCCATCCCTCTCTCCTCGATCACAAGTTGGTCCCAATAATAATcgctatcgggcttccctggtggagcagtggttgagaatctgcctgccagtgcaggggacacgggttcgagccctggtctgggaagatcccacatgccgcggagcaactaggcccgtgagccacaactgctgagcctgcgcgactggagcctgtgctccgcaacaagagaggccgcaatagtgagaggcccgcgcaccacgatgaagagtggcccccacttgccgcaactagagaaagccctcg
Above is a window of Balaenoptera ricei isolate mBalRic1 chromosome 19, mBalRic1.hap2, whole genome shotgun sequence DNA encoding:
- the SYNGR4 gene encoding synaptogyrin-4, with the protein product MHIPESLQDLADSEAVQFLKRPKTIARIFAGVFSLIVFSSLLTDGYQNKTNSSQLHCVLNSSNAGCSFAVGAGLLAFLSCLAFLALDAHEGHIASSRFKTAFQLLDFILAALWAGIWSVGFCFLANQWQRSPPGQFLLGSSSVKAAITFAFFSILVWTLQAYLALQDLRNDAPVPYRRSLDEGGVVLTSLSPPSAASPVNTPTTGPHSLSYTSSALSPHLTTPKAPRLTMMPAN